One region of Actinomycetota bacterium genomic DNA includes:
- the aroF gene encoding 3-deoxy-7-phosphoheptulonate synthase, translating to MVVVMRSDAKQEDILRVVMRVQDASGEAYVVNGKFRTIIGLVGDTEAFLSLPLSTLPGVDHVVQVGKPYKLVARELHPALTTVQIGNALVGRAGVAIIAGPCAVENRDQALASARAARDAGATLLRGGAYKPRTSPYAFQGLARDGLAILAECREETGLPVVTEVMEARDVEHVAEVADALQIGTRNMQNFSLLKEVGRAQRPVLLKRGLSATVEEWIMAAEHIAQQGNSDIVLCERGIRTFEPSTRNTLDLAGMAVAQLETHLPVIVDPSHATGRRDLVPAMARAALAAGADGIMVDVHPSPSEALCDGPQALTPDDLIGLVAELSALARALGRPVTTPAERADEKGLPAAAVGAR from the coding sequence ATGGTCGTGGTGATGAGGAGCGACGCCAAACAGGAGGACATCCTCCGTGTGGTCATGCGGGTGCAGGACGCGTCGGGGGAGGCCTACGTCGTGAACGGGAAGTTCCGGACGATCATCGGGCTGGTCGGCGACACCGAGGCCTTCCTGTCCCTGCCGCTGTCGACTCTCCCCGGCGTGGACCACGTGGTCCAGGTGGGCAAGCCCTACAAGCTGGTGGCCCGGGAGCTGCACCCGGCCCTGACCACGGTGCAGATCGGGAACGCGCTGGTGGGTCGGGCCGGGGTCGCGATCATCGCGGGCCCCTGCGCGGTGGAGAACCGGGACCAGGCCCTGGCCTCGGCCCGGGCCGCCCGGGATGCCGGCGCCACGCTCCTGCGGGGGGGCGCGTACAAGCCCAGGACGTCGCCGTACGCGTTCCAGGGGCTGGCTCGCGACGGCCTGGCCATCCTGGCGGAGTGCCGCGAGGAGACCGGTCTTCCCGTGGTGACCGAGGTCATGGAGGCCCGGGACGTGGAGCACGTGGCCGAGGTGGCGGACGCGCTCCAGATCGGGACCCGGAACATGCAGAACTTCTCGTTGCTGAAGGAGGTCGGTCGGGCCCAGCGGCCGGTCCTGCTGAAGCGAGGCCTGTCCGCCACGGTGGAGGAGTGGATCATGGCGGCCGAGCACATCGCCCAGCAGGGGAACTCCGACATCGTGTTGTGCGAGCGGGGGATCCGCACGTTCGAGCCGTCCACCCGGAACACCCTCGACCTGGCCGGGATGGCCGTGGCCCAGCTGGAGACCCACCTGCCGGTCATCGTGGACCCGTCCCATGCCACCGGCCGGCGGGACCTGGTGCCGGCCATGGCCCGGGCCGCGCTGGCGGCCGGGGCCGACGGGATCATGGTGGACGTGCACCCCTCACCGAGCGAGGCCCTGTGCGACGGCCCCCAGGCCCTCACCCCGGACGACCTGATCGGGCTGGTGGCCGAGCTGTCGGCGCTGGCCCGGGCCCTGGGACGGCCGGTCACCACCCCGGCCGAGCGCGCCGACGAAAAGGGACTGCCCGCTGCCGCCGTGGGGGCCCGGTAA
- a CDS encoding integrin alpha, with protein MRRLSLLVVFTLLVALVIGPTVAASPHKRSDAGTTSKSDCPKNPDQNRPKKSDTRCLADSGAGVARADFNGDGFSDEAVGVPLEDLGSASAPIPDAGAVDVVYGSSQGLTATGAQFLTQVVTRVGGDPPEAGDRFGSALAAGDFNGDGFADLAVGIPFEDVVSVLDAGEVNVFFGSPSGLVTPAAQIVTQDSSIGGVPIADSAETGDLFGSALTWGDFNHDGDEDLAIGVPGESVITFSGILVNRAGAGAVNVLYSSSSGLIGAGNQFFTQDSGNIPDSVEVGDHFGAALTAARIECCDVADDLVVGVPGEDVGTIADAGAVNTIASSNNAGLDATQATRFWTQDSVLGNIPVADQAEAGDQFGAVLTTGDFNGDGTRDLAVGVPFEDIFSLAADMNLADAGAVNILYQSFGGGLITSGNQFVTQGDFSFDPTEAGDEFGAALAANNLNQDTNTNAVGTFAVDDLVVGAPLEDLFDPSTGTPQADAGIVNFVFGSSSGLVTTFRGVEETFGDGIEAGDRFGASVAVWNFNGADSPDVAVGIPGEDLGPFEGGIPDAGELYVAYYNVVNGDLNAAGIGTLTQMDIPGTAEKGDQMGSDLY; from the coding sequence ATGCGCCGGCTGTCGCTGCTCGTCGTCTTCACGCTGCTCGTCGCGCTCGTCATCGGTCCAACCGTTGCGGCATCGCCGCACAAGCGCTCGGATGCCGGGACCACGTCGAAGTCCGACTGCCCGAAGAACCCGGACCAGAACAGGCCCAAGAAGAGCGACACGCGGTGCCTGGCCGACTCCGGAGCGGGAGTGGCTCGGGCCGACTTCAACGGGGACGGGTTCTCCGACGAGGCCGTGGGCGTCCCGCTCGAGGACCTGGGATCCGCCTCTGCGCCGATCCCGGACGCGGGGGCCGTCGACGTCGTGTACGGCTCCTCCCAGGGCCTCACCGCGACCGGGGCGCAGTTCCTCACGCAGGTCGTGACCAGGGTAGGAGGGGACCCGCCCGAGGCCGGTGACCGGTTCGGCTCGGCCCTGGCGGCGGGCGACTTCAACGGCGACGGGTTCGCCGACCTCGCCGTGGGGATCCCGTTCGAGGACGTCGTCTCGGTCCTCGATGCCGGCGAGGTGAACGTGTTCTTCGGCTCGCCCTCCGGCCTGGTGACCCCGGCCGCCCAGATCGTCACGCAGGACTCCTCCATCGGCGGTGTGCCCATCGCGGACAGCGCCGAGACCGGCGACCTGTTCGGCTCCGCGTTGACCTGGGGGGACTTCAACCACGACGGAGACGAGGACCTCGCCATCGGGGTCCCCGGGGAGTCCGTCATCACCTTCAGCGGCATCCTGGTCAACCGAGCCGGTGCGGGTGCGGTGAACGTCCTTTACAGCTCGTCCAGCGGCCTCATCGGGGCCGGGAACCAGTTCTTCACGCAGGACAGCGGCAACATCCCCGACTCGGTGGAGGTGGGCGACCACTTCGGAGCGGCGCTCACCGCCGCTCGGATCGAGTGCTGCGACGTCGCCGACGACCTGGTCGTGGGCGTGCCCGGCGAGGACGTCGGGACGATCGCCGACGCGGGCGCGGTCAACACCATCGCCTCCTCCAACAACGCCGGCCTCGATGCCACCCAGGCCACGCGGTTCTGGACCCAGGACTCCGTGCTCGGCAACATCCCGGTGGCAGACCAGGCCGAGGCCGGGGACCAGTTCGGCGCCGTGCTCACGACCGGGGACTTCAACGGCGACGGCACCAGGGACCTCGCCGTCGGGGTGCCCTTCGAGGACATCTTCAGCCTGGCCGCCGACATGAACCTGGCCGACGCCGGAGCGGTGAACATCCTGTACCAGTCCTTCGGCGGCGGACTGATCACGTCCGGGAACCAGTTCGTCACTCAGGGAGATTTCAGCTTCGATCCGACGGAGGCGGGCGACGAGTTCGGTGCCGCGCTCGCGGCGAACAACCTCAACCAGGACACCAACACCAACGCGGTCGGCACGTTCGCCGTCGACGACCTGGTGGTGGGCGCGCCCCTCGAGGACCTGTTCGACCCATCCACGGGGACGCCTCAGGCAGACGCCGGGATCGTCAACTTCGTGTTCGGGTCTTCCAGTGGGCTGGTGACGACGTTCCGGGGGGTCGAGGAGACCTTCGGAGACGGAATCGAGGCGGGAGACCGGTTCGGCGCCTCGGTAGCAGTCTGGAACTTCAACGGAGCCGACTCGCCGGACGTCGCCGTGGGGATCCCCGGGGAGGACCTGGGTCCGTTCGAAGGGGGCATCCCGGACGCGGGGGAGCTCTACGTCGCCTATTACAACGTCGTGAACGGAGACCTCAACGCCGCGGGCATCGGCACCCTGACGCAGATGGACATCCCGGGGACGGCCGAGAAGGGCGACCAGATGGGCTCGGACCTGTACTGA
- the upp gene encoding uracil phosphoribosyltransferase has product MVPLTVVDHPLAAHLLTALRDRTTAPPIFRTLTKRLTLALVLEAVRGIDTREVEVETPLERTAGRVVAGDLVAVPILRAGLGMLEAVTELFPEVAVGYVGLERDEASLQPNAYYEKMPPLTGRHVLVLDPMLATGGSGSAACRAVRAGSPADIRFVCVVAAPEGLAKMEAEHPDVPIFAAALDRQLNDRGYIMPGLGDFGDRLFGTE; this is encoded by the coding sequence ATCGTGCCCCTCACGGTCGTCGACCACCCGCTGGCCGCGCACCTGTTGACCGCGCTCCGAGACCGGACGACCGCTCCCCCCATCTTCCGCACCCTGACCAAGCGCCTGACCCTGGCCCTGGTGCTCGAGGCCGTGCGGGGCATCGATACCCGGGAGGTCGAGGTCGAGACGCCGCTCGAACGAACGGCCGGGAGGGTGGTGGCCGGCGACCTGGTGGCCGTCCCCATCCTGCGAGCCGGCCTGGGCATGCTGGAGGCCGTCACCGAGCTGTTCCCGGAGGTGGCGGTGGGCTACGTGGGCCTGGAACGGGACGAGGCCTCCCTCCAGCCCAACGCGTACTACGAGAAGATGCCCCCGCTCACGGGCCGGCACGTGCTGGTGCTCGACCCCATGCTCGCGACGGGCGGCTCCGGGTCGGCGGCGTGCCGGGCGGTGCGGGCCGGGAGCCCCGCGGACATCCGGTTCGTGTGCGTGGTGGCCGCGCCGGAGGGCCTGGCAAAGATGGAGGCCGAGCACCCCGACGTCCCCATCTTCGCGGCGGCGCTGGACCGGCAGCTGAACGACCGCGGGTACATCATGCCGGGCCTGGGCGACTTCGGGGACCGGCTGTTCGGCACCGAGTAA
- a CDS encoding BMP family ABC transporter substrate-binding protein, whose protein sequence is MRRAARVVSLIAIVALIGAACSKKSTTTTNGASGTTGGKPGAGVSVCEVSDSGGFNDKSFNQTAHKGVTDAESKLGVTGVFLESKSDQDYVPNINQCVQKGSNLTVTVGFLLGDATQAAATANPDLKFAIVDYAYFDKKGNLANPPNVEGLTFQTDQAAFLAGYLAAGVTKTGTIGTFGGINIPTVTIYMNGLAAGILAYNKDNGTSVKLLGWDPVKQDGTFTGDFTNQDNGKRIAEQFISQGADIILPVAGPVGLGAAAAAQDAGNVMMIGVDTDQFISAPEYAKLWLVSIEKHIDTAVYTAIDQVVKGDFPGGTNYLGTLENDGVGISPFHNFDSQVPAALKTKLDQLKAGIIDGSVSVDPADYAA, encoded by the coding sequence ATGAGACGTGCAGCTCGGGTCGTCTCGCTGATTGCAATCGTGGCCCTGATCGGGGCCGCGTGCAGCAAGAAGTCGACCACGACCACCAATGGGGCCAGTGGAACGACCGGAGGCAAGCCCGGTGCGGGGGTGAGCGTGTGCGAGGTCTCCGACTCGGGCGGCTTCAACGATAAGAGCTTCAACCAGACCGCCCACAAGGGCGTGACTGACGCCGAGTCCAAACTCGGCGTGACGGGCGTGTTCCTGGAGTCCAAGTCGGACCAGGACTACGTGCCCAACATCAACCAGTGCGTCCAGAAGGGCTCCAACCTCACGGTGACGGTCGGGTTCCTGCTCGGTGACGCGACTCAGGCCGCGGCCACCGCGAACCCGGACTTGAAGTTCGCCATCGTCGACTACGCCTACTTCGACAAGAAGGGCAACCTGGCGAACCCGCCGAACGTGGAGGGCCTGACGTTCCAGACCGACCAGGCCGCGTTCCTGGCCGGATACCTGGCCGCCGGCGTGACGAAGACCGGCACGATTGGGACGTTCGGAGGCATCAACATCCCGACGGTGACCATCTACATGAACGGCCTTGCCGCCGGGATCCTGGCCTACAACAAGGACAACGGGACGAGCGTCAAGCTCCTGGGATGGGACCCGGTCAAGCAGGACGGCACGTTCACCGGTGACTTCACCAACCAGGACAACGGGAAGCGCATCGCGGAGCAGTTCATCTCGCAGGGCGCGGACATCATCCTGCCGGTGGCCGGCCCGGTGGGCCTCGGGGCCGCGGCGGCGGCCCAGGACGCGGGCAACGTCATGATGATCGGCGTGGACACCGACCAGTTCATCTCGGCTCCGGAATACGCCAAGCTGTGGCTGGTCAGCATCGAGAAGCACATCGACACAGCCGTGTACACGGCCATCGACCAGGTCGTGAAGGGCGACTTCCCAGGCGGCACCAACTACCTGGGGACGCTCGAGAACGACGGCGTCGGGATCTCGCCGTTCCACAACTTCGACAGCCAGGTTCCGGCGGCCCTGAAGACCAAGCTCGACCAGCTGAAGGCGGGGATCATCGACGGGAGCGTCTCCGTCGACCCCGCGGACTACGCTGCGTAA
- a CDS encoding ABC transporter ATP-binding protein, whose translation MKLELRGITKRFPGVVANEHVDLTVEQGEIHALLGENGAGKTTLMNILYGLYHADEGEILIDGAPVTFASPGDAIAAGLGMVHQHFMLVPVFTVTENIMLGVESVGRFGLLDRRAARNRVKEISERYGLEVPPDAIVEELPVGVQQRVEIVKALYREAQVLILDEPTAVLTPQETEDLFAVMRSLKGAGKSIIFITHKLKEVLAIADRITVLRRGKVVGTARPEGSSEEELASMMVGRTVQLRVSKTEAKPKDPVLEVDGLVVHDDRGQLAVDGVSLDVRAGEIVCVAGVQGNGQTELVESLTGLRPAAAGSVRVASREVTRSSPRHVLHAGVGHVPEDRVRDGLVVDFSIADNLVLDTYDQPPFAHGIVRDDDAVMAAAKERKEAFDIRATSLEQPAATLSGGNQQKVIVAREFSRPIRLLIASQPTRGLDVGSIEYIHRRIIEKRDEGVAVLIVSPELDEVLALADRIAVMYRGKITAIVPGGEATREGIGLLMAGSRSGAGPEPPEQEAVTS comes from the coding sequence GTGAAACTGGAGCTTCGGGGGATCACCAAGCGCTTTCCCGGCGTGGTGGCGAACGAGCACGTCGACCTCACGGTGGAGCAGGGAGAGATCCACGCCCTGCTGGGCGAGAACGGCGCCGGCAAGACCACGCTCATGAACATCCTGTACGGCCTGTACCACGCCGACGAGGGCGAGATCCTGATCGACGGCGCCCCCGTCACGTTCGCGTCGCCCGGGGACGCCATCGCCGCCGGGCTGGGGATGGTCCACCAGCACTTCATGCTGGTCCCGGTGTTCACGGTGACCGAGAACATCATGCTGGGCGTGGAGTCCGTGGGCCGCTTCGGGCTCCTCGACCGGCGGGCGGCCCGCAACCGGGTCAAGGAGATCAGTGAGCGGTACGGCCTGGAGGTCCCACCCGACGCCATCGTGGAGGAGCTTCCGGTCGGCGTGCAGCAGCGCGTGGAGATCGTGAAGGCCCTATACCGCGAGGCGCAGGTTCTCATCCTCGACGAGCCGACCGCGGTGCTCACGCCACAGGAGACCGAGGACCTGTTCGCCGTCATGCGGTCCCTGAAAGGCGCCGGGAAGTCGATCATCTTCATCACGCACAAGCTGAAGGAGGTCCTGGCCATCGCGGACCGCATCACGGTCCTGCGGCGGGGCAAGGTGGTGGGGACGGCGAGGCCGGAGGGCTCCTCGGAAGAGGAACTAGCCTCCATGATGGTGGGCCGCACCGTCCAGCTCCGGGTCTCGAAGACCGAGGCGAAGCCGAAGGATCCCGTGCTCGAGGTGGACGGGCTGGTGGTCCACGACGACCGGGGCCAGCTGGCGGTGGACGGCGTCTCCCTGGACGTCCGGGCCGGTGAGATCGTGTGCGTGGCCGGCGTGCAAGGCAACGGGCAGACCGAGCTGGTGGAGTCGCTGACCGGCCTCCGCCCGGCAGCGGCCGGGTCAGTCCGGGTGGCGAGCCGCGAGGTCACCCGATCGTCGCCTCGGCACGTGCTCCACGCCGGCGTCGGGCACGTCCCGGAGGACCGGGTTCGCGACGGCCTCGTAGTGGACTTCTCCATCGCCGACAACCTGGTCCTGGACACCTACGACCAGCCGCCGTTCGCCCACGGGATCGTGCGCGATGACGACGCCGTCATGGCCGCGGCGAAGGAGCGCAAGGAGGCGTTCGACATCCGGGCGACGTCGCTGGAGCAGCCGGCGGCCACCCTGTCCGGGGGGAACCAGCAGAAGGTCATCGTGGCCCGCGAGTTCTCCCGGCCCATCCGCCTGCTGATCGCCAGCCAGCCAACCCGGGGCCTCGACGTGGGCTCGATCGAGTACATCCATCGCCGGATCATCGAGAAGCGCGATGAGGGCGTGGCCGTGCTGATCGTCTCGCCCGAGCTGGACGAGGTGCTGGCCCTGGCCGACCGCATCGCCGTCATGTACCGGGGCAAGATCACCGCCATCGTCCCCGGTGGCGAGGCGACCCGGGAGGGCATCGGGCTCCTGATGGCGGGGTCCCGCTCTGGCGCAGGGCCGGAGCCGCCGGAACAGGAAGCCGTGACCTCGTGA